The following are encoded together in the Oceanobacillus zhaokaii genome:
- a CDS encoding sporulation histidine kinase inhibitor Sda has protein sequence MEHLSDELLIESYYTANELQLSPDFISLIEEEIHRRFLSHKIKCSKLG, from the coding sequence GTGGAACACTTATCGGATGAGTTACTAATAGAATCCTATTATACAGCGAATGAACTGCAATTAAGTCCAGATTTTATCTCTTTAATTGAAGAAGAAATTCATAGAAGATTTTTGTCGCATAAGATTAAATGTTCGAAATTAGGTTAA